One genomic segment of Clavelina lepadiformis chromosome 3, kaClaLepa1.1, whole genome shotgun sequence includes these proteins:
- the LOC143448328 gene encoding vesicle-associated membrane protein 2-like isoform X2: protein MSGYQAVPDPSRSYGGTSSHGASGGGSKKLQQTQAQVDDVVDIMRTNVDKVLERDQKLSEIHDRADALQQGASQFETQAAKLKRKYWWKNCKMIIMLSVVLVVILLVVIIYFSTK from the exons ATGTCTGGATATCAAGCGGTTCCTGACCCATCAAG GTCGTATGGAGGAACGTCAAGTCATGGAGCTAGTGGGGGAGGTTCGAAGAAGTTGCAACAGACACAAGCTCAAGTAGATGAT GTGGTTGACATTATGAGAACAAATGTCGACAAGGTGTTAGAACGCGATCAAAAACTTTCTGAAATCCACGACCGTGCTGATGCGCTGCAGCAGGGAGCATCCCAGTTCGAAACGCAAGCAGCAAAATTAAAGAGAAAATATTGGTGGAAAAACTGCAAG ATGATTATCATGCTCTCTGTTGTACTAGTGGTTATATTATTAGTAGTGATAA
- the LOC143448328 gene encoding vesicle-associated membrane protein 3-like isoform X3, which yields MSYGGTSSHGASGGGSKKLQQTQAQVDDVVDIMRTNVDKVLERDQKLSEIHDRADALQQGASQFETQAAKLKRKYWWKNCKMWAILIIVILVIIIIIVVSVVLQQQGQ from the exons GTCGTATGGAGGAACGTCAAGTCATGGAGCTAGTGGGGGAGGTTCGAAGAAGTTGCAACAGACACAAGCTCAAGTAGATGAT GTGGTTGACATTATGAGAACAAATGTCGACAAGGTGTTAGAACGCGATCAAAAACTTTCTGAAATCCACGACCGTGCTGATGCGCTGCAGCAGGGAGCATCCCAGTTCGAAACGCAAGCAGCAAAATTAAAGAGAAAATATTGGTGGAAAAACTGCAAG ATGTGGGCCATTCTCATCATTGTTATCTTAgttattatcattattattgTGG
- the LOC143448328 gene encoding vesicle-associated membrane protein 3-like isoform X1 has translation MSGYQAVPDPSRSYGGTSSHGASGGGSKKLQQTQAQVDDVVDIMRTNVDKVLERDQKLSEIHDRADALQQGASQFETQAAKLKRKYWWKNCKMWAILIIVILVIIIIIVVSVVLQQQGQ, from the exons ATGTCTGGATATCAAGCGGTTCCTGACCCATCAAG GTCGTATGGAGGAACGTCAAGTCATGGAGCTAGTGGGGGAGGTTCGAAGAAGTTGCAACAGACACAAGCTCAAGTAGATGAT GTGGTTGACATTATGAGAACAAATGTCGACAAGGTGTTAGAACGCGATCAAAAACTTTCTGAAATCCACGACCGTGCTGATGCGCTGCAGCAGGGAGCATCCCAGTTCGAAACGCAAGCAGCAAAATTAAAGAGAAAATATTGGTGGAAAAACTGCAAG ATGTGGGCCATTCTCATCATTGTTATCTTAgttattatcattattattgTGG